One genomic segment of Besnoitia besnoiti strain Bb-Ger1 chromosome VII, whole genome shotgun sequence includes these proteins:
- a CDS encoding hypothetical protein (encoded by transcript BESB_080490) produces the protein MHVRLLLFASAREALGVPSMLLFLRPAGREETENPRLEDAASEDAHRAGSRERRLEGRSRPPEIDADGCAAPAPSDRAGAYSGAPAACTVSVAALLALIAEQAPSLATLLPSCALAVDRRLLTQNEEVELTRDSELALLPPVSGG, from the coding sequence ATGCACGTTCGGCTGCTGCTCTTCGCGAGcgctcgcgaggcgctgggGGTGCCTTCGATGCTCTTGTTCCTCCGTCCCGCTGgacgagaagagacggaAAACCCCCggctggaggacgcggcgagcgaggacgcaCATCGCGCAGGGAgtcgcgagaggcgcctcgAGGGCCGCTCCCGCCCTCCGGAGATCGACGCCGACGGGTGTGCTGCCCCCGCCCCGAGCGACCGCGCGGGGGCATATtcgggcgcgcctgcagcctgcaCTGTCtccgtggcggcgctgctggcgctcaTCGCCGAGCaagcgccgtcgctcgccacACTCCTGCCTTcctgcgccctcgcggtAGACCGCAGACTGCTCACGCAGAACGAAGAAGTTGAACTcacgcgcgacagcgaactcgccctcctccccccggTCAGTGGCGGCTGA